AGCATTTGCATCATGATGGTAATAGCAGCAACAATAATTGTGTCTTGAGCGGGTGAACTAATACTGATAGAAACACCTTTCCATTTGTGTTTGTAATGATAGCGgctacaacaacaatattacTTCCTAGCGGCAACTAAAAGTAACGACAATCCCAAAACCAACCATTTTATATGAGCAATTAACAATAGCAGCTATCAACTGAAATATGGGAGGATATGTGATATTAAAGATTATTATCCAGTTCAGCTAATTCATATCAGCGGCAATATAtgaatcatcatctttGTAATTTATTTCAACAACGTCTATTATTCTGAATGTATTCTGGTTGAAGGAAAGGGATGTATATCAATGaggttttggttttattaTGATAACAAGTGAAACAAGTTCATCATAATCGTTTTTATGtagataataattaaaatttgaaagaagaaagaaaaagtgaagaagaaatgataaattttttttggatgcaaaaataatttggGTCTATTTATATAGCGTTAGAAaaacacacacatacaAACTATTCTGTGATTGTGTCAACTAGTGCAAATTTGCCGCCAACTAATGATTTGCGTTTGTGTGTGACAGCAGCGTCTAAAATCACAACAATTACtctattctttttaatCACCCAATAGAAGCAGGTGAATCACTGTATATATACGTACAATCATATACCgcaaattgaaaataaatggCAAGTGTTTATCTAAAAAGAGAATGTATTAGAATGTCCTTAATGTTGTTTATCTTTGGCGAGAAAGTCATTGTTTGTGTTAATTATCTCTGCGATACTACGTACAATCTAACAACATTCCAATTGTAATAAAGAAACAGCAAATATAAGAGAACAACGTACAAACTAATCATTATAAAGTGGGAACAACCTTGAGCAACAGTTTGGgagtttaaaaaaaattgaaatcatttcttgttttcaaattcaaactcCTATAAGTAATAAGTTTTTTAAACTTAATATAATACTGCTGGTATTCTAGAAATACCCTATATAAGTAGACATATTAATCCTGTTTGATTAATCTTGTAAGGTAACACGTACTATATCAATGTTATCCAGCGGGCACTACTCTTTCGTAATCGGACTATCGCCACGCCACTAAGACTCGGGTATAAATACCATCCTTGACGACGACTACTACTTCTATAGGTATTCTATATACTACACCAGAGCAAAAATACACGTTATTCAACATTGCATAGCTCTCACAATTTTAAgccaaaaaatcaaaaaaaaaacaaccctccttaaaaattgtttcagGGGATCAAATTAATTCGACGCGTCTTGGTTATCACACgaaaatccaaaaattaattttcgTGTAATTGACCActataaaaatattgaaatctttcctttgtttttttttttttcagttcCACCATTCAACGCTTTTCCTTTAAACAAGCATTGTTTATGGCTTTTTTCAGCAAATAgaataattgttgattatcTGACTgttattaattgaattacaaaatatcctttttttttaatttgaaatagtAAGAAACCCTCCAAAATGGAAGTTGCAGAAGAATATTTTCCTTGCTTGGTTCTGAAGTTTTTCTTCACTGACGAAGTTTGGAagcatttgaaaatgtatCCAGACTACGAACGATTGATAGAGAACCCTAAATCAAATCGtggatttttcaatacAGTCACCGATTCTGAATACGACAAAAAATGGGATATTAGAAATTACCTTTCATCTGGTTTCCCTGATTCTAGAATTGCCCATGATGAAGATATTCACGCTACTGTTCGAATCCAAAAATTCTTCCATCCACATACTTTACCAAATGATCTTGACGGAGATCTGTGGCATCTGGTCAAGGATAACAAAGAAGCTCTTGATAGTTTTCTTGATTATGTGCAACAGTTTTAGGATTACACCATAGAAGTTAAGAATAAAATGTACACATACTATCGGTGTAACTACTCGCATACAAATAGTGGTGTTTCAACTAAAAAAGCCGATTGCAAACATAAAATTACAATACAAACACTTAAATCGGGGAAGTATAAAATCATGTGGTATTTGAGGCACAACCACTTGATTGATCCAATAAGATTAGCAATGCTGCCAAAACAACCATTGCCTACCATTCTTCCTTGGCCAGGATTAGAAATACCAAAAACACCGATGATCGAACTTGCACTtgaaaataacaaatataaattcGCTGACAGAGCatccaacaaaaaaagtgaGGCAAATTTTGATCCAGATGTGCTTAAGACTTTAAAAAATGTGTTATTCAATGTTAAGCGCAGGCATGAATTTGCTGTGTTCAAAAAACGTTCAACAAACTCTGAGAATAGTAAATTTTGTGATGTGGGAAATTCTACATTGGATCCTGAATCTATGTGGTATTTTGgtattattcatttatcTGATATCGAACGCATTCAAAATACacaaattgtttttctaGGCTGCACCACTATTTTGAGTGAAGGGTTATATAACGACAATGTTAAGTTGTATAGTTTTTTCACCAAAAATGTTATAACCGGGGATGGGATATCAATAGGATATTTAATGACCAACACAGATTCTCATGAACCGATAGCATCTTTTTTGAGATGTTTTGTTGAAAGGGGAATACAAATCAAAAGGTTTGTTACTGATTATTCGCTTAAAATAGTGCAAGCTATCAATGAAGGGTATAATGTTGGGATGCCAAACCAAAGTCAGAATTTCAATGCTCTTATTACATTCTCCACCCCACAAATTTTCGAAGCGtttgattatcaaattatatCACTTATAAAAAACACACTCAcaaatgataattatattCCAGATAATTACGAGGATTAcatattacaaaaaaattttggtggtttttttttccattcaAACCAATTATCAAAAGGAGTAACAAAGGAGCAAGTACTTTGTAATCAGGATATTGCTCGTAATTATTTGACTCGACTCAAACACAAGAAAACTATTGAAGAAGCTCGTGAACTTTTGGGAGAgattgaaaacaaatttaaacaatatcCGGAGTTTATAGAATGTACCAAGAAACATTTTTTGGAATCTGGTCTATATTGGTTAGATTGTTATCTCGGTAGACATAGAGCAATGTCTAATAATTATCTTGATGATTTCAACCGAGATTTGAGATTCAATCATTTCAAACAGGGAAGAAGATATAGTCCAGATAAGATCATAACGTTGATGGTTCTGTGgttttcaagaatttttaaTCGGTCATATCCCTCACTTAGGCCTGTACCACGGGAGAGACATATTGACGATGCAGAAAAAGATTCAAAACGTTTAGCCGGTTATATCCCAGCAAACCAAATACCTGAAATGGTTATTGTTTCTCCTAGTTGCATTAGTGTTAAATCATTCAATGGACCAAATTTTTACAATATTTATTGTGATGGACGTGGAGTTTATTACTGTCAATGTCCATTCAACAGTTTTTCAATGGATTATTGCAAACACATTTACTTGTATAAACgttatcaaaaattgaaagaagagGGAGCTATTATTGTCCAACAACCAAGTATTGCAACTAATATTCATCTGAATGCTACTCCTTTGGTTGAAGGTAGAAGTGATCCAGCCAATTCAGTCCAAAATAGTATTCCAAGACCATTGACCGGTAATGTAGAATCTGGTGCATCGTTGCTGGCCGATGACGAAAATgatgttgtttttgtaaaGGAAAGAACGATTCCTGAATCATCCAAGAGTGAAGAAAGTGAAATCATACAGGGGGTTTATAGTGAGAAGGTTGCTAGAAATATCCAGCAATGGGAagagaataataatagtcTTGATGCGGAGGTCAAAAAATCCGAGGATAGGTTGAAAATTCAAAGGGAAAAGTATGAAAAACAGATCAAATATGCTTTGAAACAAATGGAATTAGCTAGAAAAGAAGAACGGGAGTATCAACTCCAATTTGCAGAAAATCATAAGATTCGAAAGAAACGTGATACGGCAAGAATAAAAACTAAAGAGCATAAGCAAACGTTGGagaaaatacaaaaaatagAGGAAATGATCCGAAGTAATAATTGCAACGAGATCGATAAAAAGGCAAAAATTCatgaaatcaaacaattgtATAATTCAACCGCCCCAGATCCAGTTACAGCATCAAGTTGATATGTTAATTGTACCTCACATTAGAAatcagtttttttttaaaataaaagttgatttatcaaatatatcACTAGTTTATATTTAGTAAGTAGAGTCCAAAATAAGAATTGTgtattaaaaatgaaagttTTTGTCaaactttttttaatttaaaaacAGGATTCGTTGTGATTGCTCTTTTTTAGAATTGTGTCTTCTTTGACCTTCTTCGTTCTTTAGTGGTAATTAAAAATTCGTAGAAAAATACACTGTTACTGGTGATGAATTTTTATTGTGAGTTTATACTAAGTATTCTTTTGTTAAATATCTagtttgaaaatattcttGAAGCATTATTGTTATGGCGGTAACAAATTCCCTATGCACTACATTGCCTCCAAtaagaaattcaaatatgaTGCATTTTGTTATGTAACATTAAGATAATTTGTGTTTGACTTCTATTTTGACAGCTATCCATAACAGTTATTACAGCTCTTGCATCTGCGAGTGTTTGTTCtgttattatttggtgGTGTGATTTGTTGAAGTATTTATATTCCAGAAATCCAATGTCAAAAATGATGACCTACCTTCTTCGGTCTTTTTGTGAAATGGATTTACAATGTGTACCTTACATACGTATTTAGTCAATTTCTTAAATTCATgtatcaaaatttgatcGGTAAATTTCATAACACAAGTATTATCATGCATCTTCCATGGTGGAAAAGCAATTCCGATTCCGACAGAATTTCCTAAATTGGTACCTGAAACTTGTACTAGAATgacaaaaaatttcaattttgtgaAACAAAGTAATACAGAAAACTGAAGAAAATTGAACCCTGGATAAAATGTTTATTTCACTTTGCCcattaattttaatcaTTCAACCAGGGGTTACTGTttcatatttcaaattaggAAATATTCAAGTATGTAGAACTAGTATATATAGGcattgtttttctttattgcTTGTTTGCttactcttttttttattattattttgtttgttccTACCACTTCACAAATACCAATGACAATGAAGTTAaatttactattattattatttatcgTTGAACTAGTTGCTGCTGTTACAAATTACAATCTTGGTTCTGCACCAGTTAGCCGATATTTACTGAAAACCGGTACATATTCGCCTGTGGCCGCCTCCAGAGTTTGTAATGATAACTGCTATTCTTTCTATGAGGGGGAGTTATTCTGTGGAAAGTTTGATTCAAATGTATCAGAAACGGACTATTTAAACTGTCTTTGTCTTAACAAACAATACCGTTCAAATTTCGAAGGGTGCAACTGCAAGTCCGAGTCAGAAGtaaatttctttgattGGAAGTCTTCGTGTTCAGATATATCAAGTGTCAAAAACTACCTGTTGCCAACCACACAGCTTGGTACCTGCAACTCCCATTGCAGTGCTTATCAAACTATACCCGCTGAATGTCTAGTTTATGAATCAGGAAAGTACCAAGAGGATCAAGTTTGTATATGTCAAAATGCAGAGTTTTGGTATCATTACGAAAATTGTGACTGCCTAGACTTTGGTGATGTTGATCATGAATATGAAGATATCTGTTATTACGCAACAAATTCTTTTGTAACTAGTGATGATTATTATGACTCCTTTTTTGCAACCTACACCGAAGGTTCATTTGAAAGTATATTAGAAAAAGGTAGTTTTTTAGCTGAACAAAAAGGTTCTATCACTTCTGGATTGGCGTCAAAAACAGAGACATCAAAGGTTTCCACCACCACGTTTTCGTCAAATGGTACTAGCAGTGGAACCACCAACGGTGATACTAGAGCTGAGACCAAAAGCAGTAACTCAACAcaaacatcatcatctgaTAAAAACAGTTCTCAAATCAACTCAATCTCATCAACAGGAGTTGCCAATTTTGTAGCTAGTTTTGGAATGGGTAcgttattgttgtttgttctCAGTTTGTGTTGATTGTATTAATTACATAGAgtataaaaaatttgtagCTACATTCTTCGTATGATGATCTGACTGTGTGACAGCTACTACTGCCACTGCTACCAAATGTGGtatattactactactactaccactatCTTGGTAAAGATTACACGcacaaatcaaaaagacacgaaaaatttaaataattgagacaacaaaatcaaaacaaataaaattaataacaattttgaatttttgaattttctttttgtttgtttgttagACGCTACCtactttttcattttctttggGTTGTCAAAttccaatttatttttcccttcttctttcttccaAATAGACGACAGAATCAAATCTACTTTACAAGAATATTTGTTAATTTCCCTAATCTTATAATGTTACTACTAGATATACTATCAATCGGTTGgcaaattattattcagACTGGTACAAATGGTTTGGGAGAAGATTACACCAACGGCGACAATGATGGGAAGAAACCTGATCCAATTCATTCAGTTGGTCCACAAAGGGTTTTCACAACACAATTAGTCTTAACTTTAATAGCTGGgatgttttcatttttattgttttgtatGTTAAGATTCAAATGGCCCCATATATATGCTGTTAGAACATTGAGACAACCACGAAATAATCTGCATATTTTGCGACCTTTGcctaataatttatttggaTGGATCAAAGTAGTTTATAAAATaactgatgaagaaattataGCTTGTTCAGGGCTAGATACTTTTGTATATTTGAGGTTTTTCAAAATGGGGATcaagatttttttaatcTTATCAATACTGGCAATATTTGTCCTAAGTCCAATACGATATTATTTCACAGGTAATTATGATAAAGAGAATATAATGacaaaaccaaatcaacCACCAGATATCAATTATGATTTCCCCAGTTTCTATTGGGTGTATCCTATTTTCACCTATgtgttttcaattgttgtgTTTTATTACTTGTTTGAATTTACTACCACCATTTTGCGAACAAGACAAAAATATCTTGCTTCACAAAGTTCCATTACTGATAGGACAATTAAATTGGATGGAATTCCTAAAAGATTACTACAACgagaaaaattaaagaaatttattgaagatttaGGTATTGGGAAAGTACTTGATgtcaaattgatttacaaTTGGACCCCCTTGGAAGACTTGTTACACAAAAGACAAGAGTTGATGAATAATTTGGAATGTATATATACGTCAATGTACAAAATGGACATTGATATTTACAATCAACATGAAGTCCCGGCAGTCAATCCAATTTGGTCTGAACCATTAGACAAACCACAGTTGAATGAATTAGCTAATAAATACACCCAGGAATTAATTGAACTTGATGGCGAGATTAAACACATGCAAGGTAAATTTGACAGTGATTTGTCCACTATAGATGTTAAAGAGAATCGAGAATTTAAGCAAGTGCCTTCAGCATTTATCACCATGGATTCAGTGGCATCAGCTCAAATGGCAGCTCAAACCATTTTGGATCCTCGTgtatataaattaattgcCAGTTTAGCCCCTGCTCCTAAAGATATCATATGggagaatttgaaattgactTATTTTGAAaggaaaatcaaatcatattTTATAACCCTTGTGATTGTTTTGAGTTATGGGttcattatatttttggttATTCCATTGACATCTTTGcttgatttgaaaactaTCAGTAAGTTCTGGCCAGCATTAGGGGAATTCATAGGTCAATCCAAATGGTTAACTACATTTGTAACTGGTATCTTGCCACCATTATTGTTTACACTTTTGAATTTTCTGTTCCCATATTTCTATCAATATTTGTCTCAATTACAAGGTTACACATCTAACAGCGACGTTGAGTTATCTACATTactgaaaaatttcttctttatattttttaacttgtttttgatttatgtTGCTGCAGGGACTTTTTGGGATTATATGTCATATATTAGCGATACGACAAAGATTGCTGTGCAATTAGCTACGTCGTTAAGAAGAATGGCATTGTTCtatgttgatttaattttattacaaGGGTTAACCATGTTCCCTGTTAAACTATTACAAGTGAGtgattttttcttattgaATGTCTTGGgcaaattgttttattttaaaagattgatattgaaaacacCAAGAGATTATCGTTCTTACTATTTCACTCCACAAATATTTGACTTTGGTATCAATTTGCCACAACACATTCTTATATTTAtgattattttgatatatTCAGTGGTGTCCACGAAAATTGTCACTTGTggattgatttattttatcttggggttatttgtttataaatatcaattggTCTACAATTTTGTTCATCCACCTCATTCTACGGGTAAAGTCTGGCCAATGATTTTCCGAAGAGTGATTTTAGGGTTAATTATTTTCCAGTTGTTTATGTGTGGAACATTAGCTCTAGAGAGTGCCATATTGTTGTCGATTTTATGTACACCATTGATATTTATAACAATGATTATTCTATggaattttgaaaaatattatgTGCCATTGAATACATTTATTGCCTTACGAGCTATTTTGAATCCatatgattttgaaaaagttttcGATCAAGATGATCAACTGTTTAGTAGCACTAGCAATGCCAACAGTAATGATGAATCCGATACATCAGCAATATTAGATGACTTGGATTTGGATTTAGATTTGGAGAACGATCCAATTGACGAATCTTCATGTTTGCTAGAAAATGGTGGtgataatggtaatggtaaCGATCATGGCTCTAATGGCGAGATTAATAATGGATCCATAACTAAATCTAGTAGACAGAATAATGGCGAGCCAACTAtttcaagaagaaaatcaacattAGATGAAGAACGTGAAGAGTTTACTGATTATACATATCCAGGATTGATAGACCCACTAGATGGTCCATGGGTTGGATTTACTGGAAATTTTGTCAAGATGATTGAATACAAATCATTGCgtttacaacaacaagcatTGTTAGAAGAAGGTCGAAATGTGCGTAACGAAAATGAAGCTGCTATTGGCACTACTTTTATTaatgaacaagaattggttgttaataaaaaattatcagTTAGTGAATGGGAATGAGTTACAGTTTATCGggttttttcatttttaaaatattatttatgaTTTAATACTAGTAtacaaaattaattaatagcaatttattaaatatataatcaatattaaaGAATCTAGTTAAAAAACACGCAAAATACTTtaaagaaacaatttaataatgTGATGGCTATTATTACTTTTTCTTATCACAAGATAAATGGACAAAACAGTAAAAGACATAATTAAACTTCATGTGTTTTGAAATAGAATTCTCAATTGTTTGTTAGTTAGTTCTAAATCCCATCATTGTCGTAGTTGTTGAACTATGTTGgaaagaaacaaacaattataGCTTAAACAGtccaaaattgataaaaagaaagtttaACTCTCTTTTAAGGTTTAGACTTTTCCGTATGATgaaacattattattatcattatcatatAAAACTCAACAGTTGCTAGACATTGATATGGATCATAGCccttttaaaaataatatcaaaGAGCTATGTAAATTAAAACCTTGACTTGTTGGAATCTTCTACGGGAAAAGTTGCAAGAGTTGGTgtaaaatcaaatggaCCAAAATATTACGAGAATATTAATGTGTGcaatatattatataaGAACAAAACAACATATGTCAGTtattaatatataaaaatctatgataaaaattatgaacaattaattaatcaattaataataatagtaatagtaatagtaataaaaacagtataaaaatcaatcttccatttttttttcattttttctttctaataattataacaaaatcattatcatcaaaaaaacaccaccaccaacggcaacaacaacaacaacaataaccaCCGTCAACCGTCAACCTGTTAATTCTTAATTCTTAACTTAGCCTAATTTCAATCATTGGTTATATCATTACTTGATTTTTTCCGagaaatttttgttttagcttgatttcttttcctAATCAATGAAACTTCAgttaatttcttttgtcTTAAAATTTTATCAGTAACATAAGCAGGTTTTTCAGAACTATAATCACATTGTAATCCAAATTTAGCACAACCTCCACAAATTGGTGTGACTTCATCACATTTCAAATGTTTAATTCGACAAATCCAACATCCTTTTTTAGATCTAGGTaataatcttcttcttgtatgttttttcttcaccATTGGATTAGAAGTAGAAGTAGAATCAGTATTGGTGTTAGTGCCATTACCACTGGTATTTTCATCACTACAACTTCCAGATCCTgtaccactaccaccaccattgtTCAAATCAAcgtttaatttcattttcttgcctttagtagtagtagaagGAGTAGAATTTGAACCTGTACCAACATCAGAAGAGACACcaccattttcatcatcatgaTCATGACCATGaccattatcattatcattatcattatcatctttATAATTCTTGACTTGTGGTTCTTCATTGACAACTTGTTCAGTTTTAATTGAggatttattcattttagTTTTCGATTTTCTGCCTCTTAGTTTTTTGACCACTTTCTTATTAGACaaagttgaagaagatgatgcaGTAGATAAAATAGGTGATGGAGTTGATGGTTTTGTAGAATCAGGATTATGACGGAATATATTCATCACTGGTAATCCATGATGTGATCCATGAGATGAAGTAGATGATGCATTAGAAAGTGATCTATAACCAGTAATATTTCCACTACTTCCAAGTCCAACTCCTCCGACTGGTGCCAAAGATCTCATGGTGTCATTACTTACACCTCcaattggtggtggtggttgagAAAAATCAGATAAtacatcttcatcatccaTATCATCAATGTCAATACTGAaatttttacaattaaTATCATGagaatcatcaatatcattctCCTTTTTCACATTTATAaaacttgtttttttcCGTAATAATGGAGATAAAGTTTTCGGTGGGGtaacaatatcattattattattattagcaTCATCCAATTCAGTTGgtgttgataatgaatgaaCTAAATTTGCCcttaaatttttctttgaagAAGTATTCAAtcttgataatgatgatttctTCGTGATTTTATTGTGACGTACGtgtgatgatgatgatgatgatggttgATATATATGATGTGGAGTAGACTTGGATAATGGTAAAGTGGAATTAAGCATATTTGgagatttttctttcagtGGTTCATCAATACCAGATAAAATAGTGTTATTACTAAATATTGGTGATTGCTCCAAAATtgtattttcaaattgtggTTGACTAGTAGTAAAATTAGCACTATCAGTAATTAATGGTGAATTAGCTTCAGTTTTCAATGCATTATTTGTCAATTGTTGAGGTGGTACAACATCAAGATATTGATTCTGAGATTGTTGTGATGGTAAAgatgttggtggtggtggaagagaaggtggtggtggtaatacACCACTTTGTTGAGATGAAGAATGCAAATTAGTTTGGGCAAAATTTGATGTGATATTAGTATGACTATAATCACCGGCACCGGCACCGGCACCTGTTGCAGCAGCACTAACACTGACACCACCAATAGAATCAAACGATGCATTACTGAATTCCAAATCATTATTCATGACCAAATCAGCAGAATGATTATGTAAATTGTATAAAAATGTACTTGGTTGTGGATCATTAGACATAGAACCATTAGTGACTTTATAATATTCAGATTGATTTAATGCTGATTGAGGTAAGATTGATGATGGGTTTGCTGCATCTAAATTAGGTAATGATGTAGTTGAATGAGCAGCATTagtgttgttgaaaatcaaataagGATGTTGAGTTGATGGCATATCATTAATATATTCATTATAAAAtggatgttgttgatttaataatggTGTTGGTTGGGATTgtgcttgttgttgaggtGGTAATGAgtcttgttgttgctttACCAATCCTAGTCCCAACTCCAGATCCAGTAGCAGTGCTGGGGGTGGCTGTGGTTGCAAATCACTATGATTTGTAAGTGGAGCCAGATGTAAATATGGAGACACATATGGTTGGTTTGTATGGATATTTGGTGGACGAGTAGGATTGAATGATGAATTAGggttattatcaaattgaaataattgatcTATTGGTGTTTGGAAATATGGATTTGCATAAGGTTGAGCTTGCTGCAGttgcagttgttgttgttgttgttgttgctgtagAGCCAATTGTTGgtcttgttgttgctgctgttgttgtagttgtaaAAATTGAAGTTGCAGAAATTGTTGCTGCAATTGTAGATTCTGTAGATAGCTTGTTGATCGTACTGGTGAAGACGAACTAATCACTGACGAGTTCAACTTTATTGTATCTTCTCCATAAGGCGAATTTGGTGctgaagaagttgaatCGGGTGTAACCATATGGGTAATCATTTATACAGTggattaaaaaataaaactaattGGAAGTAAATTGAGGATATTGATGTTTGGAGTGAAGATATAGAATATGAATTCCTGAATATAGGTTATTGATATCCCTCGTTTTTATATTAAACAGTAATAAGt
This genomic stretch from Candida albicans SC5314 chromosome 1, complete sequence harbors:
- a CDS encoding uncharacterized protein (Protein of unknown function; mutants are viable; filament induced; regulated by Nrg1, Rfg1, Tup1); protein product: MYTYYRCNYSHTNSGVSTKKADCKHKITIQTLKSGKYKIMWYLRHNHLIDPIRLAMSPKQPLPTILPWPGLEIPKTPMIELALENNKYKFADRASNKKSEANFDPDVLKTLKNVLFNVKRRHEFAVFKKRSTNSENSKFCDVGNSTLDPESMWYFGIIHLSDIERIQNTQIVFLGCTTILSEGLYNDNVKLYSFFTKNVITGDGISIGYLMTNTDSHEPIASFLRCFVERGIQIKRFVTDYSLKIVQAINEGYNVGMPNQSQNFNALITFSTPQIFEAFDYQIISLIKNTLTNDNYIPDNYEDYILQKNFGGFFFHSNQLSKGVTKEQVLCNQDIARNYLTRLKHKKTIEEARELLGEIENKFKQYPEFIECTKKHFLESGLYWLDCYLGRHRAMSNNYLDDFNRDLRFNHFKQGRRYSPDKIITLMVSWFSRIFNRSYPSLRPVPRERHIDDAEKDSKRLAGYIPANQIPEMVIVSPSCISVKSFNGPNFYNIYCDGRGVYYCQCPFNSFSMDYCKHIYLYKRYQKLKEEGAIIVQQPSIATNIHSNATPLVEGRSDPANSVQNSIPRPLTGNVESGASLSADDENDVVFVKERTIPESSKSEESEIIQGVYSEKVARNIQQWEENNNSLDAEVKKSEDRLKIQREKYEKQIKYALKQMELARKEEREYQLQFAENHKIRKKRDTARIKTKEHKQTLEKIQKIEEMIRSNNCNEIDKKAKIHEIKQLYNSTAPDPVTASS
- the PGA50 gene encoding Pga50p (Putative GPI-anchored protein; adhesin-like protein); this encodes MKLNLLLLLFIVELVAAVTNYNLGSAPVSRYLSKTGTYSPVAASRVCNDNCYSFYEGELFCGKFDSNVSETDYLNCLCLNKQYRSNFEGCNCKSESEVNFFDWKSSCSDISSVKNYSLPTTQLGTCNSHCSAYQTIPAECLVYESGKYQEDQVCICQNAEFWYHYENCDCLDFGDVDHEYEDICYYATNSFVTSDDYYDSFFATYTEGSFESILEKGSFLAEQKGSITSGLASKTETSKVSTTTFSSNGTSSGTTNGDTRAETKSSNSTQTSSSDKNSSQINSISSTGVANFVASFGMGTLLLFVLSLC
- a CDS encoding uncharacterized protein (Predicted membrane protein; transcript repressed by ciclopirox olamine), with the protein product MLLLDILSIGWQIIIQTGTNGLGEDYTNGDNDGKKPDPIHSVGPQRVFTTQLVLTLIAGMFSFLLFCMLRFKWPHIYAVRTLRQPRNNSHILRPLPNNLFGWIKVVYKITDEEIIACSGLDTFVYLRFFKMGIKIFLILSISAIFVLSPIRYYFTGNYDKENIMTKPNQPPDINYDFPSFYWVYPIFTYVFSIVVFYYLFEFTTTILRTRQKYLASQSSITDRTIKLDGIPKRLLQREKLKKFIEDLGIGKVLDVKLIYNWTPLEDLLHKRQELMNNLECIYTSMYKMDIDIYNQHEVPAVNPIWSEPLDKPQLNELANKYTQELIELDGEIKHMQGKFDSDLSTIDVKENREFKQVPSAFITMDSVASAQMAAQTILDPRVYKLIASLAPAPKDIIWENLKLTYFERKIKSYFITLVIVLSYGFIIFLVIPLTSLLDLKTISKFWPALGEFIGQSKWLTTFVTGILPPLLFTLLNFSFPYFYQYLSQLQGYTSNSDVELSTLSKNFFFIFFNLFLIYVAAGTFWDYMSYISDTTKIAVQLATSLRRMALFYVDLILLQGLTMFPVKLLQVSDFFLLNVLGKLFYFKRLILKTPRDYRSYYFTPQIFDFGINLPQHILIFMIILIYSVVSTKIVTCGLIYFILGLFVYKYQLVYNFVHPPHSTGKVWPMIFRRVILGLIIFQLFMCGTLALESAILLSILCTPLIFITMIILWNFEKYYVPLNTFIALRAILNPYDFEKVFDQDDQSFSSTSNANSNDESDTSAILDDLDLDLDLENDPIDESSCLLENGGDNGNGNDHGSNGEINNGSITKSSRQNNGEPTISRRKSTLDEEREEFTDYTYPGLIDPLDGPWVGFTGNFVKMIEYKSLRLQQQALLEEGRNVRNENEAAIGTTFINEQELVVNKKLSVSEWE